The nucleotide sequence CAACCGGGAGGATCTATGGCGATAGATCATCTGACAGACGACTTGCTTCAGGAATATATCGATGGCAGTCCTCAAAACCGCGAAGAACTCCAGGCCCACCTGGCGGATTGCCCCCAATGTCGCGAGCGTCTGGCCGAATACGAGAAGCTGTCAGGTTACCTTGCAATTGAGCCGAATTTCGAACTTTCCGCTGATTTCGCGCATACCGTCGCCTCGGCTGTCGAGGAGGATTCGACTGAAAAAATCCTGTTCAAATTATCACGCGCGGTTATCTGGCTGGTCGGCATATTCGCCTGCTTTTTTTCGGTCTGGTATTTCTCCGACCAGGAATTGATCCAGGGCAGTCTCGATAAGGTTGAGGGAAGCGGTCAGAGCGCTTTTGACCTGACTTTGAAATCCTTTCAGAATCTCTTCGAAAACATCGGGCTTGATGTTAACCTGGTCTTCATGGTTGCCGTCGTGATAGGTGCGATTGTGCTGGTCGATAGGCTGGTGGTCCACGCGCGCAGGACTGCTACAACGAGCTGTTTTATCTAAGACTGATCGAGCTTATCCCTCTCGCTTTTTAAGGCAAATGATTTATCATCGACCGCCCGTTGGACCGCCAGGATTCCATCGAGATGATCGCATTCATGCTGAAGAAGTTGTGACAAATCACCGCCCAGTACAAGGTTTTGTTCCGACCAGTTGAGATCACGGTAATCGATCTGGCCTTTTTTATGGCGATGGACTTTCACCAGAAGTTCCGGGAAGCTCATACAGTTGTCCCAGAGTTCGATCATCTCCTCGGACATATCTTTTAGAACCGGATTGACCAGGATCAGGTCGGTACCGATATGGGCAAAGACCAGCCTCTTTTTGACCCCGATCTGGGGAGCTGTGATCGCCAGACCGAAACCGTGGCGCTCACGAAAATCCAGCAATGTATCACGCAGGTCATCTGTCACCCGCGCGATATAATCCAGCTCATCCGGCCAGACCTGTTCCGATTTCTCATATAACTCGGGATTGCCGAGTTTCAGTATCTCTTTTACAGCCATATCTATTCCTTTGAAAGATCGATTATTTCAGGATTCGCGGCTTTCAGGTAATCTTCAGTTTTCATCACGATCGAGTCTGTCAATGATCCGGCATTGAAAGCGATCTTCTCATTTTCAACAATCGAGCGGTCGACGTATAATTTCAGATCCAGAATGGGTCGTCCGAAGGGGGGCACCGCTCCCGGCACCAGGCCGGTCAGGTCATAGAGCTCATCGCGGTCGGCAAAACGGATTCTCCTGCAGTTGAAATGCTTCTTGATCTTCTTCGAGTTGGTTTTTAATGACGCGCTCAGGACGAATAGTCGGAATGTTTCATCGGTTTTGATCACCAGGGCTTTGCCACCGGTTTTCAGGTCTTCGCCACGAGCTCTGGCCGAAGCTTCGGAGGTTGTCGTCGGCTCATGATGCACTGTTCTGAACTCAATTTCCTGATCACGTAAAAATATACAAATTTTCTCGAATATATCCATTTCAGCCTGTCAGTTTTTCGATGATTTTTTTGTGTTCGGGGTATTTAGCAATCAACTCCTCTCTGTCAGCAGGCTCGTAATCATCGTAGTCGAAACCAGGCGCCATGGTGGTTCCTAATAATGCGAACTCTCCGCCCGGGGCAAGGATCGCTCCCTGCCAGACATCTTTGGGCACCAGGTGCTGGACTTTCTGGTCGTTAAATATATCCGCTCCGAGAGTGACTGATGCGCTTTCACCATCTGGATACAGATTTACCATTTCGACCGGGTCGCCCAGGTAGAAATGAAAGATCTCATCGGATTTGAGGCGATGGAGTTCCGATTTCGTATCCGCTGTGAGCAGATAGTATATCGAAGTCGCCAGGCTCTTATCTGTTTCGTAACGTCCGGGCAAACAGCCCGCCTTTAATTTATCCGTTGAACGATAGATTTCGGCGAAGTAACCGCCTTCTTTCGGGTGAGGCCTTAGCTCCAGCAGTTCGATTATTTTTTCGATGTCAGTCATCTTCAGGCTCGTTGATCCTCTGTAATTTCTGCCAGCTGTGACGGTCCAGGAAACTGCCCTCGACATTGGATTCCATCTCGTGGAACATCTTGAGGGGCACAGCAAAAGTCAATATATCCTTGCCGAGAGTTTTCGCGGTAAAGACCCGGGCGGAGATATCTGTCAGGCCGATCACCGCGCGCGGTTTTTCGGCTTTGGATTCGTGATAGGCAAGAATCCCGACCGACTGACATCCGGCGCAGAACGGGGCATAGACCGCGTTCATATCATCGCGCTCGTAATGAGCCATGACAGTCAAAGCCGAGAGCTGATCCGGATTGACCGGGAAAACCACCACCACCGGTTCTTCCGTTTTTTCATCGACTTCCGGCAATGGCCTGAAGACAACATATTTAGCGGGTACATCGATCATCGGCAGGTTCTCGAGATATTTTTTGACCAGTTCCGGTGATTTGACATAGCGTTCACCCTCAGCCAGGTTGTCATGAGTTTGATCGCGCACATACGGACGTACCTCCTCGAGGGATTCCTCGCCTCCCTCACGACGGATATTTCCTATAGATAAAAAATGATGGAAGCATTCGATTCCGCCCGGCCATCTCTGTTCATAGACATTGCCGAATCCGAGACCGGTCCCTCCGCCGAAACATCCGAAAGTATCCCGGTCAAAGACCGCGGTCTTGCCACGGGCGGCCTGCGCAAACAGGCTCATCACACAGCCCCAGCGCCCCCCGGTAAATTGCCTGGCACCGTCGGGTTTATCATCGCTCCAGAGTATCGCCACCGGGTTATGTTTGAGTTTCAGTTTTTCCGCGAGTTTGGATTGCATAGAGTTACCTCGTTGTTGTCATGAGATTCACAGCACCTATGATAATACGAATGGTAAAGTCAAGTCAATAGGTTCGTGATTCATGACATTTGTCACCTGATAGCTTTCAGGCGGTGGGATTTCTGATCATTGAATCTAAATGACACTGAGCCTGCCTGTACATCTTGAAGATGGTTCGAATTTGAGTTGAGAGCGACAAAAAATTATGACGCAAATATCGCCGTGCTTCTTTCGCGACAGGATTCACTGCGAGGTGATCAATTCTATCAACTCGTCATCAGAAGGCAAAAGCTCAGACTCAACCAGACGCGGAACCAAAACCCGCCAGTTCTCATCCATCTCGAAAACGTCTTTGAAAATCGGCAGGGACATCTCAACTTCTTCGGCAGTTACCAGAGCGACCGCATACCAGAACAGAATCTCGGGGTTGCCCTCGGCCAGGTCGGACGCCATGCCATAGGCCTCGCTGGCTTTGTCGAAATCACCCGCGGCAATATGCTCATCGCCTTCATTCATGTAATTGTAGGCGCGCGTGATATTCAGGAGTCGACGCAGTTCAACCAGCGGCTCAGAGGAATCATCCACACGAATATCGACTAATTTATCGCGCCATTCGATCCCGCTTGGATCTCCACTGACCACGATCATGGCCGCCGATTGTTTACCGCGGATATCACCGCCTTCGGCCTGGGCCGCCTCCAGCGCCGCCATCATCCTGTCGGCCAGATCTCCCTCGCTGTTCTCATAGGCCTCGGCCATAGCATCCCAGACTGTACTTTTCTCCATCAGGTTGGCCTGCACTGAATAGAACCGGCCCGCATGATGCCCTGCTTCGGCGATACAGTTTTCACCCGTGTGAGTGGCGACATTACCGTATGAATCGATCATTGCCACCTGGCGAACGTCATAATTCGGATCGCTGGCAATCACGCCTGCGAGTGCCTCCTGCGCCGATTTGCCGTAGCGCATCATTTCAACACCCAGCGGACCATAGGAGAAATCGGCCAGCGACTGGGTGGCCACCACACCCACACCAGGTTCGGCCCAGATAACATCGGCAACTTTGAACCAGTGTGATTGCACCGCCGCGCCAAACTGATTGGTCTCGGGATCGTAGCAGACGATCGAGTAAGTATTGACCGGCCGCACCGGCCTGGATTGATCGCTCGCCATAAGAGACGAAACCACTGCAAACAGCAGGCAGACTAAGAACACCTTTCTCATTTTCCCTCCTTAAACTGATTCTATATTGAATTAAACAGATAAAGAAAATCGTGGCAAGCTCTTAATTTGTTTTGTAGCTTACCGTTTCGGAAAATATAATTTGTCAGTGCTATATGCGATTGAGGTCGTTTTGATCGAATTTCCTGTATCAGGGGTGGAAACTTTTTTCTGGTTGCCGACGGTCGTGGCTTTTCTGATATCCTGCCTTACTTCGATGGGTGGTATTTCGGGAGCTTTCGTGATCCTGCCCTTTCAGGTCTCGATACTGGGCTTTAGTTCACCTGCGGTTTCGCCCACCAATTTGATCTTCAATATCGTCGCGATTCCATCCGGGATCTATCGTTTCATGCGCGAAGGCCGGATGCTCTGGCCTCTGGCAATGATAATAGTCGCCGGCAGTCTTCCGGGCCTTTTGGCCGGGGTAGTCATCCGTGTAACCTGGTTGCCCGATCCGCAGAATTTCAAGCTGTTTGCCGGATTCGTTCTGCTACTGATCTCGTTTAGGGTGTGGCTGGATCTATTCTCACCGATAAAAACTGGTCGAATACAA is from Candidatus Zixiibacteriota bacterium and encodes:
- a CDS encoding peptide deformylase; its protein translation is MAVKEILKLGNPELYEKSEQVWPDELDYIARVTDDLRDTLLDFRERHGFGLAITAPQIGVKKRLVFAHIGTDLILVNPVLKDMSEEMIELWDNCMSFPELLVKVHRHKKGQIDYRDLNWSEQNLVLGGDLSQLLQHECDHLDGILAVQRAVDDKSFALKSERDKLDQS
- a CDS encoding cupin domain-containing protein — encoded protein: MTDIEKIIELLELRPHPKEGGYFAEIYRSTDKLKAGCLPGRYETDKSLATSIYYLLTADTKSELHRLKSDEIFHFYLGDPVEMVNLYPDGESASVTLGADIFNDQKVQHLVPKDVWQGAILAPGGEFALLGTTMAPGFDYDDYEPADREELIAKYPEHKKIIEKLTG
- a CDS encoding DUF1028 domain-containing protein, translating into MRKVFLVCLLFAVVSSLMASDQSRPVRPVNTYSIVCYDPETNQFGAAVQSHWFKVADVIWAEPGVGVVATQSLADFSYGPLGVEMMRYGKSAQEALAGVIASDPNYDVRQVAMIDSYGNVATHTGENCIAEAGHHAGRFYSVQANLMEKSTVWDAMAEAYENSEGDLADRMMAALEAAQAEGGDIRGKQSAAMIVVSGDPSGIEWRDKLVDIRVDDSSEPLVELRRLLNITRAYNYMNEGDEHIAAGDFDKASEAYGMASDLAEGNPEILFWYAVALVTAEEVEMSLPIFKDVFEMDENWRVLVPRLVESELLPSDDELIELITSQ